The DNA region atttttatatcaaGTACTATGCACAAAAATACTTAGTTTAACAAATAACATCAAAATAAGCTAAATCAATTTACAGTACCATGTTGGGCACACCTGTGTTCATCAAAAATGAGGTTTTATccataaaatacatatttactaTTGTTGATAGTCAATGTAAGATTATGCACagtttaaaccaggggtgtccaaactttttgcaaagggggccatatttggtgtggcaaaaatgtggtgggccgaccttggcctttacgtagaacaatatatttaagcaaattttagcaagccattctgtgtgtcacatttgctttatttttattttttttaaattaatttagggttatcaaaattatctcgttaacgggtggtaattaatttttttaattacattaaaatatttgacgcaattaacgcacatgccccgctcaaacagattaaaataacagcacagtgtcatgtccacttcttacttgtgttttttggtgttttgtcgccctctgctggcgcttgggtgcaactgattttatgggtttcagcaccataagcattgtgtaattattgacatcaacaatggcgagctactagtttattttttgattgaaaattttacaaatttactacaacgaaaacattaagaggggttttaatataaaatttctataacttgtactaacatttatcttttaagaactacaagtctttctatccatggatcgctttaacagaatgttaatgttatcatgttgatttattgctattataaacaaatacagtacttatgtacagtatgttgaatgtatatatccgtcttgtgtcttatctttccattccaacataatttacagaaaattttggcatattttatagatggtttgaattgcgattaatacgattatttaatttttaagctgtgattaactcgattaaaaattttaatcgtttgacagccctaaattaattatttcaacaatctcgcaactagcctttgtggcgttctctttcgactctcgggctcttgcgaaatactgctgctgtaaaattaaactagcttcaagttgcttcaatttgtcgctacatatcttccctgtaatcttatcGTACATGTACATGTCTTGTTtgttaatatcgcctcacattaaactctttaaaaacaacgactgtctctttgcaaatgaggctgacacagttgttgcgtattttagtaaagaaatagtccaatttccacctatccttaaagcgtcggccgtcacagtcaactttctttttttttgttgttgttgattgtcgccattttagaaaattgggagtaaagggtcacacagggtaattgtgtttggagtgctgctgccttttagtgggtaaatgagaagcagcatttagtgtgtaagctacttcattagCTGGTAGCATgccgaccaatttattaagtctgtgtgcgggccagacgttattgattttatgatagaggctgggggccagatgaaatttgaccaagggccgcatttggcccccgggccggactttggacatgtctggtttaaaCGATAACACATAACATGTAAgtttgatttaaaataaattatatatagtacACTATCTGAAAGTTAACCAcagcactgtattaaatgtactGTACTCGATTACAAAAATTCTGTGATTCTTTTGGGCACCACTAgagggattattattatttaacatACTCCAAtcacatttaatttaaaataaataaataagtaaaacaaGATCctcttttatatacagtgtaatcaaaatattgtatttttccaaaaaaaaaaaaaaaaaaatatatatatatatatcataatcAACAGAAGACCACCTTTTATAATAACATATCAATGACTTAACACACATTAAGAAAACAATGAATTTCAACTGTACCTATCTTAGTTGGGCCACTGTCAATGCTGCCGCCATTCCCCGCCCGGTTACAGTTTGGCGAGCTCCATCCATCGTCGCAGTGGCAATGTCCTTGGTCATTGCAAACCTGGAGGCAGTAAACACAATCAATAGGGCCTGACTAGACAAGACAACTAGAACCAGTCAGAGTCATCCTAACCCCATGGCTGTTGCACGTCCTCCTGGCGTCGCAGTTTAAGTTTGGCACCAGAGCAGAGGCGTTGACGCACTTAAAATCTATGCAGGTCTGACAAGAACACGAGAGCAAAATAAGACAAGGCTTGCCTGGCTGGTTTCTCTGAAAAGGTTTCTGTTTATATTTATTCTTTAACTTCTTACTTTTCCTTCAGCACAAGGACTCCCAGGATTAACATAGGCAGGATCCAGCACATCTGGACCGAGGTTGAAATCTGCGTTGACACACCTGGACCCGTTTATGACCTGTATACTGACATGAGCACCCGGAGGTGGGTGGTTGACGTCCACGTTGGTACACTGCACCTTTCCGCACATGGCGTCTCTGCAATGTAAACACTCATTGGATGCTTTTCCACACGGATTAAAAACTAGCCCAGCAGATCGAAATTTGACTCACGCCAAACCACATCGGATATAGTCTCCAGTGTTGGTTATCCCACAATTGCCGAAAAGGTTTCCCTTCATGTTTAGATTCAGAAAACAAACATCTGCTGCCTTTGTTGCTTGATCTGCCAAAatcaaggggggaaaaaaaactttcaaaattgagAGAATGTATTTTTAATCTGATGGGTGAAAGAAATAGTCCAGTTAAAAGTCCCAAATGGGCACATTGGACTCATACAAAGCGTGAACTCGTGGCTGCAGTTACTGATGGAAAACTTACCTGGCGCAAAAAGACCTCGACACTGGAAGTCGTACGTCTGGCATCGGCCCTCGTAGCAATACGCCTCGCTGTTCTGACAGGGCATGCCATCCATGATGTAGAAGTCATTGGGGCAGAAGGCGCTGGTCCCGTTACAGAATTCGGGAAGATCACACGTATTGGCAGACCCCCTGCACGGTGTCCCAGCCACTCTGAGCTAGAAGTGGAACAGCGTAACAATTTCcagttcaaccaaattgtaatcattttcagATAACATGCATCTTTGTAACCAATCTCTTTGTAAAGCGTAATGTTAATATGGTAGCTTGCCCACCTGGCAATCTTGGCAGCAGCTGCCCTGAGCACAAGCGGATCCAGTGGTGAGTTTGCAGGTGGCAGCGTTACAACATTTATTCTCGCAAtcctgcgacaaaaaaaaaaaaaaattactctgATTCGGCCACAAAAATACAGCTCAGTACGAACAAATATTTGTTTGATAGTCGCAATGTATCAGTCCATAAATTCTGGAGGAATTTACAAGGAAATAGAGGGTACCTAATGCACCCAAGTAGCCATCTGGTATAATGGCACAGCTAAATTACATACATTagcaacataattaaaaaaaaaaacaaaaaaaactgacacGTAAGGAACCAATCAAGGGTAAATATATTCTACGGTTTATGTTGCTGCTGGCGATAGGGAACTGATGATACCCAGCTGTCAGACCACATCTTTGTTCAATCTCACAGCACATAGAGCTTTTCAAAATTTCACATGAATACTGAATGGGAAGTGAAACCACACTTACCTGTTACCTGCTTACCTAAATGTCACGTCAATCAACCACTAAACTAAACAGTTAGTGACTCACGAGAATTGATATGAGTTTAGATCTGTACACTATATTCTAGGTACCACAACATTTGTACGGTAAATTGTGTAAAGTTAGAATGGTATTTAAATCATACATTTACTTTTAGTATACTGTATGCTTTCCCTAAATTTCAATGTTTTAACAGGCAAGAACATTTCATCATTGAAATTTTAACCTCTCTTTAATCTCTCATTTATGGTTTGCCCCAAGGTTCTATGCTCTGCCCCCAATGATTCCATTTATCTTATATAATTTTTGGGAGGGGGACAGAACAAACATATCAAACTTTGCACTACCTCTGGCATGCCACAGTCACATTCCTCGTTTTCTTCCAAAAGGCCGTTGCCACACTTTGCTCCACCGACGATGTCCGAGAGAGAGGGTTGGTTAATCAGACATTCCCCTCTTCCACTAAGGATGAGCGCCTCGAAATCTTCGCCGCTGCAGCGGCTGAAACTCGTGGCGCCACTAAACAACACCGCGGAAGCAGCAGACGTTTTGTAAATAACACAAATAAGAGACAAAATTCACAAACTCGTGAGTTTTACCTTGCTGTAGATGCCATGATGCAATTTCTTCCATCACATTGGCAGCGGTCTTCATCATGATTCATGCCCAGGTTGTGGCCGATCTCGTGGGCCACAACAGTGGAAGTGAAAATCAGGTTGTCACCACTAAACTGGTTAAAAACATTCAACTTAGTCACAAGATATCAAAAATTGAGGTAGTACTTCCCACTATTAAACATTATGCTTTCCCTATAAATCAAGAGTTCAAAAGGAAAGAAACAAGTTTGCCTTTATCGTAATAGCATTTCAAATTTCACTAGTGTATTGCTTTTTTGCTAATAAGGGTCATTCTATGCACGATCACATATTTTCCCTTCATCTCTTCAATCTTCTTTAAACTTTAAGGTGGTTAGAAAAGGAAGGACAAGACcactaaatatttttgtttggaaGATTATTTTTGTGCACAAATACTTGATCAGCTTGAATAAATTCCTCAAAAGATAAAAAagtgacaacattttaatggttctgacttaaacaattaatgtttttttgttggagtcacaaaatcaaattttgtctagttacTTTGCCGATGTCAGGCTACTAGACCACAACGCCTTCCAATATAACACATTTACTAGATGAATGGAAAGAATCGAACAATTCTCTCTCTCGTCAATGGCCTAAGAATGTCACAGTCAAACTGGTTGAATGAGgactcctctttcatcctgtgtaGCATGTGTGTGTGATGCATGCACATGAATAATAGAAGGTGTGTCATTTTTCACAAGCTcattctacacctcacatgtgAGGCTAGCTTGCATTTGTTGTAAAATAGAATTGAGCTAGAGGGCCTATCAAACAAGCCCACATGTTTACAAGTTTATGGTATGTTCAATTAATCACTACTAAACTaccattacagtggtatgaaaaagtatctaaacctttaggaatttctcacatttctgcataaaatcaccataaaatgtgggttatctgatctttgtcaaaatcacacagatgaaaatacagtgtctgctttaactaaaaccacccaaacagttacaggttttcatattttaatgaggatagcatgcaatcaatgacagaaaggggaaaaataagtagctAAACCCTGTGCCTAGGGAGACAaatagcaattgaaaccattttataccaaacattttaagtcagttgtgtgcccaatcactgatgagtggtttaaagctgcgctgcccactataaaacacacacctggtaagaattgcctTAACGTGAAGCATTGTATGATGTGCTTcattgctcggtcaaaagagctgtctgaagacctgcgatcaaagattgttgatttgtataaaaccatctctaaattctggatgttcatcaatcgacagtcagagaagttgtctacaaatggagagagtttggcactgttccttctctcccaaggagtggccgtccactaaagatggcgccaagagttcagcttagaattactcagagaggtaaaaaagaaccctagagtgtgctaaagacttacagaaatcactggcagagtccaatatatctgtgcacacatcaactatatgtaaaactatggcctagAATATGTTCAtgtgaggactccacggaggaagccactgctgtctaaaaaaactcattgttgctcatttaactttcacaaaaaggcacttggacactccacagaggttttggcaaaatattttgtggactgatgaaaccaaagttgaattgtttgggagtaacacacaaactcttgtgtggagggaaaatggaacagctcaccaacatctaacacctcatccccaccgtgaagcatggtagaggaagcatcatgatttggggctgttttgctaccttggGGCCTGGACAAATTGCAAACatcaatgaaagaatgaattcaaaagtttatcaggatgttttgcaggaaaacctgaggccggctgtcagacagttgaagctaaaaagaggttgaatgctgcaacaagacaatgatccaaaacacagaggtaaatcaacttcagaatggtttcagtagaacaaaatacatgttctagagtggccaagacaaagtccagacttaaaccccattgagatgctgtggcatgacataaagacagcgattcatgccaggcatcccgggaatctgactgaactacagcagttttgtagagaagaatgggccaagattagtcctgatcgatgtgccagactgatatgcagctacaaaaagtgtctggttgaagtgattgctgccaaagggggaatgggcacaaaatactaaatgtgatggttcacttacttatttttcctccttctctcattgtttgcatactatcctcattaaaatatcaatacctataaatgtttgggtggttttagttaaagcagacactgttttttcatctgtgtgactttgacaaagatcaaatcacatttggtggtgattttatgcagaagtgtgagaaattccaaaaggttcagatacttgttcataccactgtatgtgttaGGAGTAGAATCAAAAATATTGATGAGTCAGGAGTCAAACTAACCACATTGATTCCGACAGAGTTGGTGGTTGAGCACGCCGTGCCAATGAAAGCCATTCCCAGCGTACCACCTGGGTATGAGCTGGCCCGACCActtcaaaacaacaacaaaacaaccaTTGCCACTTGCTGACTTCTTATCTGACAATCACTCGACCGCTGTGAACTCACATCAGTAGCTGACCGATGTCGTGCCGGGTCCTCGGCAACAGGTCAGATTTCCTCCACTTGACGAAGTCGCGCAGCACGGTGCCCGCTGTGCCCTCCACTGAAAAAGGGTTTTCCTGTTGAAAGATTTCTAGGCCCACTAGCACAACACGGATGTTCAGCTGCTTGTAGTACTATAATGGAACAGATAGGATAATTTCAAActgaattaattgaatgttttcAATCTCTTTATATATCTTACCCCATCTAGCAGGTTGGCCATTTCCACCATTTCCTCTCGAATCGCTGTCTCATTCCCTTGTTTGAATTGATACTGTCAATTAAAAATACCGATATTTGCAGTTTAGCATTCACAAGAGAGTGAGTATCTGTGTAAAGAATTACTTGCATTACTTTGAAAACTCACCCGGAGATGATCCACAACCAAAACCAGCTCGATAAATCTCGTCTGAGGTAAATTGCGTTTCTTCTGTTGAATTAAACAGAATGACatgaacatcttttttttttttttagtacaaGTCAAATTGCCTAGCcactgtataataaatgtgAGCATCCTGACCCGCAACAGAGCAGAGATTGCTTGTCTGGGCTCAAAAGGTTCATGCGTTGGGGTGGCTACAGCTTCATGGATGACTCCGCAGCTGACGGGTTCAGTCTGAATGTCGGTCAGTCGGTACAAAAGGTGCTCATTGGTGAGGGACAGCGGAACAGGTTCGAGTCCATAGCTGTCGTTTGCAAAAAGGATCACACCCCTAGAGATGAATCAAAATGTTAGCAAAACATCACATTTAAGGACTCCAGATATGTTAGGTGGAAACAAACTGTCTCAGATTTCCTTATTCTGCCTGTCACTACTCATATAATCGTTGGGAATGACTGATTAACAGAACTCCAGTTTGCATAATAAGCTCAAATGAATCACCAGATGGACACCAAAGTAAATCAGCGAGTCCTAACCTCAATCCATGGCAAGTGCTGAGTGCCACTAGTGAACTCTTGTAGCCTTCCACCTCTCCATGATAATAACAAGACACCTGAAGGGAAAACGAAACCAACTAAACTTCTAAAAGGAAATGGTTCTGAATTAAGTCGTACATGAACTTACATGCTTCAGATGTGCTGCTCTGCGATCACCAGTGACATGAAAATGATCTCGGACAAAATCTGGATGCAAGAAATCCCTGAGAAACAGgaaacaacaataaaccataaTATTCTCAAGATTTTATAGAATTATTTTCTTAATTTGTTAAAAACCTGTTCCTCTTCAGATGAATAGTATAAGGTGTGCCGTCTATTTTCAGCAAATATGATTTATCCTCCTCAGAGTTCtgaaacagtttttaaaaaaaaaatagatttttggGAGAAAAGTGCTACCTAATTATGTGAGCAAAATTGACTGTCACTTGCCTGTGTAGAAAGCAGTTGAGGTTGAACGATGGAATACTTTAAAAGTTTTAACCCATTTATAATGTCTGTAAGAAAATGTAAAGGACACAAACAAAACCATTTCATATTTACACATCTTTACTTCCGTTTACTCGGGCTTTAATGCTTTAGTCTCAACTACTCATCAAACAACTCACCTTTGTTGTCAAATCCAGGaataaaaaacagcaataaaacAGCGACGATGAGGTAATGCTCGACCATGTTCTCACAAACTCACGTAAAACCAAACGACGGAAAACGCCTATGTTAATAATCCTAGTGACTTTTTACTTTAATACTAGAACTAAGCGTCGAACCTCTTCCTATGCACAGGTGCGTCAGAGAGGGTGTGGCCAAAATGTTTCGCTTCTTCTTTGGCCAGTAGGTTTTTCAAACTACACGTTAATGTAttttcacatacttattttccatttaaagcaataaagcatGACAAAGTTTCgttatttacaaaaaatgtttcttaaaaatgttttcccttaaaatttttcaaattaatgttttttttttttcaattattcagAGAGTAATTTTATGAGCGTTCATGCTTTACCGTATATATAACATTTAAAACGTCTTAAAACAGTCGGCGTTGGGGCTCTGGCGGATTTTACTATCGCGAGAACGAACGAGAGTTGCCGTCACGCAACACGGAAGTCATACTGTTTGAAGTCCACATCCACAACAGGACCATTATGTTGAACAATTTTTGTTTACGTTTGGCTTTAACGTTATATTTCTTGTTTTAACAGAAAATGTCGAGTGTTTCGCAATATTTCCTGTGCATTCGTCTCCATTCTTCACTCTTCGTGCATTGTGTGAGCATGTGAGGTGGTTTTTCAAGATAGTTAATAGCCAGCGAAGATTAGCTCATCTGACGTGAAAATTTGATTTTACCCAACCCACCaaagaaatatgtttaaaattACAACGGGTTACTATTGTCATATTTTGGATATGAAATCTCTGAAATTCAGCAACGCGGCCAATATCGACGTAATTCCAGTTtcataagatttaaaaaaatatatatagatattgcTGTACATTTGCTGGAAACAAAGCAACAGGCAGTCGTGAGATTTAATTCTGAGTACAAACgtttgaattgtttttttcctgCGTTCTTTGTCTCTTTACCCTGCTCACTTTCTGTCATCAAACTATCCAGGGTATTTATTCTTAATTTCTTATACTTACAAAGTTTCCTTTTTGTGCCACAGGTTCACCGTTATGCATTCAGAACACCAATAATGAGACATTAGATCGTGACAAGGACACCTATAAGATGAACTCGAGGACAAAGGCGGACATTGAAAGCTTGAGAGGTGTCAAGACAAAAAGTTCCCATCACAAGATCGCCTCTAAGCAGAAACGGACCAGAAACGCTCTGGAAAGATGGTTACTTAAGCCCACCTCAAATCCAAACACTTCTGAAATGATGCTTACAGATGGACCTCAAAACCCCACAAGTCACTCTTATGATGGCCATAATGCTGTTTCAGACTCCGACGATGACACGCAACCTATAATATCACAAGGCATGGACTGCGACGGCCTTGACCCTGCCCTGTCGATTCATTCCGAAAATCAACACGTGCTTCATGATGGCAGTTCAGAGAAACCTGAAGTAGCATCAAGTTCCACTAGTGCAGGGTGCTTTAGCAGAGCCAAAATAACAGACTTCTTTTCGGGGGCTTCAGCTGCATACTCGAGACTACGCAAGCCTGATAAGGGCTTTGAACTACGGGACACAGGTGAGGAAAATGATGCCATCTGCCTCGGAACGCCGGTTAGCGAGCTGAGAAGGATGCCCCAATGCGGCAAAAAACTTCCTCCTCTCAAGGATGTTCCTGGTGTTCACACTGTGATGATAAGGGTATGAAATGTTATTCATCACTTTATTGAAGAACCATACAATTCTCACAAAAAGTTAGGGGATCCAAATATCCTAAACTTTATGTGAGTAGTATATtttcatagttttttttaaaaattatgtttTCTCTTCATTTTTGCTAATAGACCGATCTCATTAAGTATGCAACTGTTCCATATCCTTCCACATTTGAAGATACCTGGGATGACGTCCATGTTAAAATGCCATGTTCCAGGAAGAATCTATTTCCTGTTCAAGATGAGGTGAGGGCATGCTAGTTACCTCCATTTTATGTAACGCTTGTCCTCATTTGGGATTCGGTTGAGAGTTTAAAGTCAAGACAAATtgctttatatacagtgccctccataattattggatttataatagttatgtgttttttagcttctaattttttttttctaaataatatgggaccttaatggaaaaaaagagaaaaatccaaccttcaatacaagtgcatttattcagtggggaaaaaatgcttttcagcatacgcatctttcgtggcacgccagacccacttagagtgtttgttgccaaaaagctcaatcttggtctcatctgaccaaagcacacggtcacagttgaagccccaataccgcttggcgaactccagacgtttgcgtttatgattgtgagtgaggaaaggttttctccgtgcatgcctcccaaacagcttgttggcgtgtagacagcacctcatacccactgtgaagtatggggtagggtcagtgatgctgtggggctgtttcgcttccaaaggccctggggaccttgttagggtgcatggcatcatgaatgctttgaaataccaggacattttaaattaaaatctgttgccctctgcctgaaagctgaagatgggtcgtcactgggtctttcagcaagacaattaccctaaacatatggccaaatctacacagaaatggttcaccagacacaaaatcaagctcctcccatggccatctcagtccccagacctcaaccccattgaaaacctg from Corythoichthys intestinalis isolate RoL2023-P3 chromosome 21, ASM3026506v1, whole genome shotgun sequence includes:
- the adam9b gene encoding disintegrin and metalloproteinase domain-containing protein 9, with protein sequence MVEHYLIVAVLLLFFIPGFDNKDIINGLKLLKYSIVQPQLLSTQNSEEDKSYLLKIDGTPYTIHLKRNRDFLHPDFVRDHFHVTGDRRAAHLKHVSCYYHGEVEGYKSSLVALSTCHGLRGVILFANDSYGLEPVPLSLTNEHLLYRLTDIQTEPVSCGVIHEAVATPTHEPFEPRQAISALLRKKRNLPQTRFIELVLVVDHLRYQFKQGNETAIREEMVEMANLLDGYYKQLNIRVVLVGLEIFQQENPFSVEGTAGTVLRDFVKWRKSDLLPRTRHDIGQLLIGRASSYPGGTLGMAFIGTACSTTNSVGINVFSGDNLIFTSTVVAHEIGHNLGMNHDEDRCQCDGRNCIMASTASGATSFSRCSGEDFEALILSGRGECLINQPSLSDIVGGAKCGNGLLEENEECDCGMPEDCENKCCNAATCKLTTGSACAQGSCCQDCQLRVAGTPCRGSANTCDLPEFCNGTSAFCPNDFYIMDGMPCQNSEAYCYEGRCQTYDFQCRGLFAPDQATKAADVCFLNLNMKGNLFGNCGITNTGDYIRCGLADAMCGKVQCTNVDVNHPPPGAHVSIQVINGSRCVNADFNLGPDVLDPAYVNPGSPCAEGKTCIDFKCVNASALVPNLNCDARRTCNSHGVCNDQGHCHCDDGWSSPNCNRAGNGGSIDSGPTKIDHSLRNGLLIFFLLIVPLLVLLVLVLLFLFKREALKPCLKPARRFRPHHTENGRSNRPTNTETHTTTQIPADVPPQRLPFPPATSEPISGYRYGELDYWNADLNTNSAHPQAPRQGPGVPRAIPSPSTKPS